From a single Streptomyces liliifuscus genomic region:
- a CDS encoding ABC transporter ATP-binding protein has protein sequence MRLRNGKRQKAEDRPEAPAATAPGLAVELLGVRRQYGRGAGSVHALAGVDLALPRGTFTAVMGPSGSGKSTFLQCAAGLDRPSAGSVRLGGTEITGMSENKLTELRRSRLGFVFQAFNLLPSLTVEQNVLLPLRLAGQRRDRRRAAAVLAQVGLADKARRRPGELSGGQQQRVAVARALVTSPDVIFADEPTGALDTGTAAEVLGLLRHAVDTLGATVVMVTHDPAAAAWADRVLFLADGTFVDGLERGSAEQIAARMAMLAGRSGAMAGAAA, from the coding sequence ATGAGGCTACGCAACGGCAAGCGGCAGAAGGCGGAAGACCGACCGGAGGCCCCGGCCGCCACCGCACCCGGTCTCGCCGTCGAACTGCTCGGTGTCCGGCGGCAGTACGGCCGCGGCGCGGGCTCCGTGCACGCCCTCGCGGGCGTCGACCTCGCTCTCCCGCGCGGGACGTTCACCGCGGTCATGGGCCCGTCCGGTTCCGGCAAGTCCACCTTCCTGCAGTGCGCCGCCGGGCTCGACCGGCCGTCGGCGGGATCCGTGCGCCTCGGCGGTACGGAGATCACCGGCATGAGCGAGAACAAGCTCACCGAACTCCGCCGCAGCCGCCTCGGCTTCGTCTTCCAGGCGTTCAACCTGCTGCCGTCGCTGACCGTGGAGCAGAACGTACTGCTGCCCCTGCGCCTGGCCGGGCAACGCCGGGACCGCCGCCGGGCAGCCGCGGTGCTCGCGCAGGTCGGGCTCGCCGACAAGGCGCGGCGCCGGCCCGGCGAGCTCTCCGGCGGCCAGCAGCAGCGCGTGGCCGTCGCCCGTGCACTGGTCACCAGCCCCGATGTGATTTTCGCCGACGAGCCCACCGGCGCTCTCGACACCGGCACCGCCGCCGAGGTCCTCGGCCTGCTCCGGCACGCGGTGGACACCCTCGGCGCGACCGTCGTCATGGTCACGCACGACCCGGCCGCGGCCGCCTGGGCCGACCGCGTGCTGTTCCTCGCCGACGGGACCTTCGTCGACGGCCTGGAGCGTGGTTCGGCGGAGCAGATCGCGGCGCGGATGGCGATGCTTGCCGGTCGTTCGGGCGCGATGGCAGGGGCAGCGGCATGA
- a CDS encoding acyltransferase family protein has translation MKTPTKLARLTATIDDRTPAHRDRAIDGLRALALLAVPTGHWLLGGFTLDTGGGLHNASPLATFGVLAPAGWILQMLGIFFLVGGYASYLSYRRRKGSAREWITGRLTRLGRPVLGVTAVWALLLPALHYGLGIPTATLHTASTLVVQPLWFVGVYAVITALTPYCVRASQRLGFWSAAPLLGSVAVVDFLRYGPYADAIPSWVSLLNLLPGWMFAYQLGVTWADKRLGRREAWLLFAGGAALFATLLLAFHYPASMVGVPGESRTNSHPPSLLVLALAAAQSGAAILLRDRLARLLRRPALWAPVVIINLSAMTILCWHQSAMLAAAVPASYFGEIPGLTTAPDTAGWIVARIAWMPLFAGLLVAIAKFARPLETPWDRTGTTRRAVAGVLAAGFAYFALAA, from the coding sequence ATGAAGACGCCCACGAAGCTCGCGAGGCTCACCGCCACGATCGACGACCGGACCCCCGCCCACCGCGACCGCGCCATCGACGGCCTGCGCGCGCTGGCGCTCCTGGCCGTCCCGACCGGCCACTGGCTGCTCGGCGGCTTCACCCTGGACACCGGCGGCGGCCTGCACAACGCCAGCCCACTGGCCACGTTCGGCGTGCTGGCCCCGGCCGGCTGGATCCTCCAGATGCTGGGCATCTTCTTCCTGGTCGGCGGCTACGCCTCGTACCTCTCCTACCGGCGCCGCAAGGGCTCGGCCCGCGAGTGGATCACCGGGCGGCTCACCCGCCTGGGCCGCCCGGTCCTCGGCGTCACCGCCGTATGGGCGCTGCTGCTACCCGCCCTCCACTACGGCCTCGGCATCCCGACCGCCACCCTGCACACCGCGTCGACACTGGTCGTCCAACCCCTGTGGTTCGTCGGCGTCTACGCCGTCATCACGGCCCTCACGCCGTACTGCGTCCGCGCCTCGCAGCGCCTCGGCTTCTGGTCAGCGGCCCCGCTGCTCGGCTCGGTCGCGGTGGTCGACTTCCTGAGATACGGGCCGTACGCGGACGCGATCCCCTCCTGGGTGAGTCTGCTCAACCTGCTTCCGGGCTGGATGTTCGCCTACCAACTGGGCGTCACCTGGGCGGACAAGCGGCTGGGCCGCCGCGAGGCGTGGCTGCTGTTCGCCGGCGGCGCGGCCCTGTTCGCCACCCTGCTGCTCGCCTTCCACTACCCGGCGTCGATGGTGGGCGTGCCCGGCGAGTCCCGTACCAACTCCCACCCGCCGTCCCTGCTGGTGCTGGCGCTCGCCGCCGCCCAGTCCGGTGCGGCGATCCTGCTGCGCGACCGGCTGGCCCGGCTGCTCCGGCGCCCCGCCCTGTGGGCCCCGGTGGTGATCATCAACCTGTCGGCGATGACGATCCTGTGCTGGCACCAGTCGGCGATGCTCGCCGCCGCGGTCCCCGCCTCGTACTTCGGCGAGATCCCCGGCCTGACCACCGCGCCGGACACGGCCGGATGGATCGTGGCGCGGATCGCCTGGATGCCGCTCTTCGCGGGCCTGCTCGTGGCCATCGCGAAGTTCGCCCGGCCCCTGGAGACCCCGTGGGACCGCACCGGCACGACCCGCCGCGCGGTGGCGGGCGTATTGGCCGCGGGGTTCGCCTACTTCGCGCTGGCGGCGTGA
- a CDS encoding FtsX-like permease family protein produces the protein MRSLAPNGLARAAVRFKPASFAGTFVALMMSALIVAACGILLETGARASVPAERYAKAPVVAAADQSVRLVAESIDGPEETAYPLPDTARVDVGLAAKAARAPGAEAAVPDFTFRVRHGLRQGGAALTGHGWGSHAFTGTALSAGVAPRAGEVVLDAVAARTAQADVGDTVALETAAGRTDFRVSGLAKAGAGDIAAAGAGGAAGAVGGGKATAWFADAEAPALAGHPGKADAIAVLAAEGADTDALAAAVEKSLAGSGAQVLTGDSRGEAEERGLAYAKETLTGLGSQFGGIATLVAVFTAAGTVALSVGQRIREFALLRAVGATPRQIRRAVATEALLVAPLAGLVGCLPGIALASWWFGQLKDRGAVPEAVDLHVSWIPLVAAVGAGLLTALGSGWMAGRRPAKIKPGQALTEASVERLRPGVIRTVLGLGALVGGAVFAGVAASAAGDNAANASLGVIMLFMLAVALLGPLVARLCAALFGLLLRGGGAAAALAAANSRTNARRLASAITPIVLAMAFASTLVFMHTSESRIASEQLRDGITADHVVTDPAGLPAGAADRAARAPGVDAAVSLLDTQVLVPVDSGGETSLQGAPTQGISGSGAQLAEVQDLDVRTGSLDRVGTGRIAIGTTLATSAKVEVGDKLPLYLPDGTEARPEVVAVYGRGLGLAAVTMDRASLAGHVTSGFDSTLLVSGGDAKPLGALGEVTDASGYVVEQNVDRELGAWANYTMAGVLGGFAVIAAVNTLVMTVLDRRRELATLRLVGSTRRQVLHMLHWESLLVSVAGVALGTTIAMITLTPMMRGLTGESPHIPPLLYATFAATAVFLGLLAVTLPARAALRDRET, from the coding sequence ATGAGGAGCCTCGCCCCGAACGGCCTCGCTCGTGCGGCCGTACGCTTCAAACCCGCGTCGTTCGCGGGCACGTTCGTCGCGCTGATGATGTCGGCGCTGATCGTCGCGGCCTGCGGCATCCTGCTGGAGACGGGCGCTCGCGCCTCGGTACCGGCGGAGCGGTACGCGAAGGCGCCGGTCGTCGCGGCGGCCGACCAGTCCGTGCGACTCGTCGCCGAAAGCATCGACGGCCCCGAGGAAACCGCGTACCCGCTGCCGGACACCGCCCGCGTGGACGTGGGGCTCGCGGCGAAGGCCGCGCGGGCACCGGGTGCCGAGGCTGCGGTGCCGGACTTCACCTTCCGGGTACGGCATGGCCTGCGACAGGGCGGTGCGGCGCTCACCGGCCACGGCTGGGGCTCGCATGCCTTCACCGGTACCGCGCTGTCCGCCGGAGTCGCGCCGCGCGCGGGCGAAGTCGTGCTCGACGCCGTCGCGGCCCGTACCGCGCAGGCCGACGTGGGCGACACCGTCGCGCTCGAAACAGCCGCCGGACGTACGGACTTCCGGGTGTCCGGGCTGGCCAAGGCCGGGGCGGGTGACATCGCAGCGGCGGGCGCGGGCGGCGCTGCGGGCGCAGTGGGCGGCGGCAAGGCCACGGCCTGGTTCGCCGACGCCGAGGCACCCGCACTGGCCGGGCACCCCGGCAAGGCCGACGCCATCGCCGTGCTGGCCGCGGAGGGCGCCGACACCGACGCCCTCGCCGCCGCCGTCGAGAAGTCCCTCGCCGGCTCCGGCGCGCAGGTGCTCACCGGCGACAGCCGCGGCGAAGCCGAGGAGCGGGGCCTGGCGTACGCCAAGGAGACGCTCACCGGACTCGGCAGCCAGTTCGGCGGCATCGCCACCCTGGTCGCCGTCTTCACCGCGGCCGGCACGGTCGCCCTGTCCGTCGGCCAGCGCATCCGCGAGTTCGCGCTGCTGCGCGCCGTCGGTGCCACCCCGCGGCAGATCCGCCGCGCGGTCGCCACCGAGGCGCTGCTTGTCGCGCCGCTCGCCGGGCTGGTCGGGTGCCTGCCGGGGATCGCGCTGGCGAGCTGGTGGTTCGGGCAGCTGAAGGACCGCGGGGCCGTCCCGGAAGCGGTCGATCTGCACGTCTCGTGGATCCCGCTGGTCGCCGCCGTCGGCGCCGGACTGCTCACGGCGCTCGGCTCCGGCTGGATGGCCGGGCGCAGGCCCGCGAAGATCAAGCCGGGGCAGGCCCTCACCGAAGCCTCGGTGGAGCGGCTGCGGCCGGGCGTAATCCGTACCGTCCTCGGGCTGGGCGCGCTCGTCGGCGGCGCGGTCTTCGCCGGCGTCGCCGCCTCCGCAGCCGGTGACAACGCGGCCAACGCCTCCCTCGGCGTCATCATGCTCTTCATGCTCGCCGTCGCCCTGCTCGGCCCGCTGGTGGCCCGGCTGTGCGCGGCGCTCTTCGGCCTGCTGCTCCGTGGGGGCGGCGCCGCTGCGGCGCTGGCCGCCGCCAACTCCCGTACGAACGCACGCCGGTTGGCCTCCGCGATCACTCCGATCGTGCTGGCGATGGCCTTCGCCTCGACGCTCGTCTTCATGCACACGAGCGAGAGCCGAATCGCCTCGGAACAGCTCCGCGACGGCATCACCGCGGACCACGTCGTCACGGACCCGGCGGGCCTGCCCGCCGGCGCCGCAGACCGGGCCGCCCGCGCTCCCGGCGTCGACGCGGCCGTGAGCCTGCTCGACACACAGGTGCTGGTGCCCGTCGACTCCGGCGGCGAGACATCGCTGCAGGGGGCGCCGACCCAGGGCATCTCGGGCTCCGGCGCCCAACTCGCCGAGGTACAGGACCTGGACGTACGCACCGGCAGCCTGGACCGCGTGGGCACGGGCCGTATCGCGATCGGCACCACCCTCGCCACCTCGGCGAAGGTCGAGGTCGGCGACAAGCTGCCGCTCTACCTCCCCGACGGCACCGAGGCCCGGCCTGAAGTCGTCGCGGTCTACGGCCGAGGCCTGGGTCTGGCGGCGGTGACCATGGACCGCGCGTCCCTGGCCGGCCATGTCACGTCGGGCTTCGACAGCACGCTGCTGGTAAGCGGCGGCGACGCCAAGCCGCTCGGCGCACTCGGCGAGGTCACCGACGCCTCGGGCTACGTCGTCGAGCAGAACGTGGACCGCGAACTCGGCGCCTGGGCCAACTACACGATGGCCGGTGTCCTGGGCGGCTTCGCCGTCATCGCCGCCGTCAACACCCTCGTGATGACGGTCCTGGACCGCCGCCGCGAACTTGCCACGCTCCGCCTCGTCGGCTCCACCCGCCGCCAGGTGCTGCACATGCTCCATTGGGAGAGCCTGTTGGTGTCGGTGGCGGGGGTGGCCCTGGGCACGACCATCGCCATGATCACGCTGACCCCCATGATGCGCGGCCTGACGGGCGAGTCGCCACACATACCCCCACTGCTGTACGCCACATTCGCCGCAACCGCGGTATTCCTCGGCCTCCTCGCAGTAACCCTCCCTGCCCGCGCGGCACTGCGAGACCGGGAGACCTGA
- a CDS encoding response regulator: MTTRVIIVDDQAMVRAGFAALLAAQSDIDVVGEAPDGAQGVELSRRTHPDVVLMDVRMPEMDGLEAARLLLAPPRGVTHRPRVLMLTTFDVDDYVYEALRAGASGFLLKDAPPADLISAVRVVASGDALLAPSVTRRLIADFARQRPAARGKPALRLKALTERETEVLTLVARGRSNTEIAELLVLAEQTVKTHVSRVLTKLDLRDRAQAVVFAYESGLVAPGE, translated from the coding sequence GTGACGACCCGCGTCATCATCGTCGACGACCAGGCCATGGTGCGAGCCGGCTTCGCCGCACTGCTGGCCGCCCAGAGCGACATCGACGTGGTGGGCGAGGCCCCGGACGGTGCGCAGGGCGTCGAGCTGAGCCGGCGCACCCATCCCGACGTCGTGCTGATGGACGTCCGTATGCCCGAGATGGACGGCCTTGAGGCCGCCCGCCTTCTCCTCGCGCCCCCGCGGGGCGTGACGCACCGGCCGCGCGTCCTGATGCTCACCACGTTCGACGTCGACGACTACGTCTACGAGGCGCTGCGCGCGGGCGCGAGCGGCTTCCTGCTGAAGGACGCCCCGCCGGCCGACCTCATCTCGGCGGTACGTGTCGTGGCGTCGGGCGACGCACTGCTTGCCCCCTCCGTGACGCGCCGCCTCATCGCGGACTTCGCCCGCCAACGTCCCGCCGCCCGGGGCAAGCCCGCACTGCGGCTCAAGGCCCTGACGGAACGCGAAACCGAGGTCCTCACCCTGGTGGCCCGCGGCCGGTCCAACACGGAGATCGCGGAGCTGCTGGTGCTGGCCGAGCAGACGGTGAAGACACACGTGAGTCGCGTCCTCACCAAGCTCGACCTGCGAGACCGCGCCCAGGCGGTGGTCTTCGCGTACGAATCGGGGCTGGTGGCCCCGGGCGAGTAG
- a CDS encoding alpha/beta hydrolase translates to MRRFRKALTTAVLTTLLVGSTAGWASESSESTLRGPLPGTAAWLADDSLGKELPDPTTSAPSEVAVFFAGLTDTQQRRLVEDHPTVVGNLDGAPVSLRYEANAPAGDQVLAYDPRGRGLIAQVVGDLEHATHVSVIVPGSDSDLSTFDGPAQWAADLQEEAGDDTAVIAWAGYTTPSGIGPDLATGRLAEIGAERLTRFADGLNAAGLPDPSLFCHSYGSVVCGLAAPDTDASDIVVMGSPGMRADDVTALGTDAHIWAAKSPDDWIDRVPNVEILGLGHGTDPTSPDFGATVLPADDVPAHDEYFTPGTSTLTAFAAIAGGDLR, encoded by the coding sequence ATGCGCCGCTTCAGGAAGGCCCTGACCACGGCCGTACTGACCACACTGCTGGTCGGCAGCACGGCGGGCTGGGCCTCGGAGAGCAGCGAGAGCACGCTGCGCGGTCCGCTCCCCGGCACCGCCGCCTGGCTGGCGGACGACTCTTTGGGCAAGGAGTTGCCGGACCCCACCACGTCCGCCCCGTCCGAAGTGGCGGTCTTCTTCGCCGGCCTGACCGACACTCAGCAGCGGCGACTTGTTGAGGACCACCCCACGGTGGTGGGCAACCTCGACGGCGCCCCCGTGAGCCTCCGTTACGAGGCCAACGCCCCCGCGGGTGACCAGGTCCTGGCGTACGACCCGCGCGGCCGCGGCCTGATCGCGCAGGTCGTCGGCGACCTGGAGCACGCCACTCACGTCTCGGTGATCGTCCCCGGCTCCGACAGCGACCTCTCGACGTTCGACGGCCCGGCACAGTGGGCCGCCGACCTCCAGGAGGAGGCGGGCGACGACACGGCCGTCATCGCCTGGGCCGGCTACACCACGCCCTCCGGCATCGGCCCCGACCTGGCGACGGGCCGGCTCGCCGAGATCGGCGCCGAGCGCCTCACCCGTTTCGCCGACGGTCTGAACGCGGCAGGCCTCCCCGATCCCTCCCTCTTCTGCCACAGCTACGGCTCGGTGGTCTGCGGGCTCGCCGCTCCCGACACCGACGCGAGCGACATCGTCGTCATGGGCTCGCCCGGCATGCGCGCCGACGACGTCACCGCACTCGGCACCGATGCCCATATCTGGGCTGCGAAGTCCCCGGACGACTGGATCGACCGTGTCCCCAACGTCGAGATCCTGGGCCTGGGCCACGGCACGGACCCCACCTCGCCCGACTTCGGCGCGACCGTCCTGCCCGCCGACGACGTCCCGGCGCACGACGAGTACTTCACCCCCGGCACCTCCACCCTGACCGCGTTCGCGGCGATCGCCGGCGGAGACCTGCGATGA
- a CDS encoding sensor histidine kinase encodes MTPVEEQPPRALLAGASRRWVRLLPWGVAFVLSVALLPTTIQVLSADYGLNGGIASALAVAQAAPLLLAVVRPLQAWYVIFAADVAGALALLTVDFKEQLLWPFPPMEIVGYIGLCLALGLREPRRTLLLVWLATAGANVGLGFFSPHGTSAMNVLLTILSGVVLVLGGALRERYDAQRRLAEQETISEAERDRRTLLEERARIARELHDVVAHHMSVITVQADTAAYRLDQVPPDVQEEFTSIAATSRESLGEMRRLLGVLRNEETNGELAPQPGLTRIGQLVEATARAGVPVEFTPCDAEVPEAVGLSAYRIVQEALANVVRHAPGAPTQVSVSASESVLDSVSVSASESGSEDSARLTVLVVNGPPPEPPAAPLEQGGTGHGLVGMRERVRIIGGTLDAGPLPDGGFRVAAQLPLNGKDFT; translated from the coding sequence ATGACCCCAGTGGAGGAGCAACCCCCGCGCGCGCTGCTCGCGGGGGCTTCGCGGCGGTGGGTACGGCTGCTGCCGTGGGGTGTGGCGTTCGTGCTGAGCGTCGCCCTGCTGCCCACCACCATCCAGGTGCTCAGTGCCGACTACGGCCTGAACGGCGGCATCGCGAGCGCGCTGGCCGTCGCACAGGCGGCACCGCTGCTGCTCGCCGTCGTCCGCCCGCTGCAGGCCTGGTACGTGATCTTCGCCGCGGACGTGGCCGGGGCGCTCGCCCTGCTCACCGTCGACTTCAAGGAGCAGCTCCTGTGGCCGTTCCCGCCCATGGAGATCGTCGGGTACATCGGCCTCTGCCTTGCCCTCGGCCTGCGCGAGCCGCGCCGGACGCTGCTGCTGGTGTGGCTGGCGACTGCGGGCGCGAACGTCGGCCTGGGGTTCTTCTCGCCCCACGGCACGAGCGCCATGAACGTACTGCTCACCATTCTCAGCGGCGTCGTACTCGTGCTCGGCGGTGCGCTCCGCGAGCGGTACGACGCGCAGCGCAGGCTGGCCGAGCAGGAGACGATCAGCGAGGCCGAGCGCGACCGGCGGACGCTGCTGGAGGAACGCGCCCGCATCGCGCGCGAGCTGCACGACGTGGTGGCGCACCACATGTCCGTCATCACGGTGCAGGCCGACACCGCGGCGTACCGTCTTGACCAGGTGCCGCCGGACGTCCAGGAGGAGTTCACGTCCATCGCGGCGACCTCGCGCGAGTCGCTCGGCGAGATGCGACGGCTCCTCGGCGTGCTGCGCAACGAGGAGACGAACGGCGAACTCGCGCCCCAGCCGGGCCTGACGCGGATCGGTCAGCTGGTGGAGGCGACGGCAAGGGCGGGCGTGCCGGTGGAGTTCACCCCCTGCGACGCCGAAGTGCCCGAGGCGGTAGGCCTCTCCGCGTACCGCATCGTCCAGGAGGCCCTCGCGAACGTCGTGCGGCACGCGCCGGGTGCTCCGACTCAGGTGTCGGTGTCGGCGTCGGAGTCCGTGTTGGATTCGGTGTCGGTGTCGGCGTCGGAGTCCGGCTCGGAGGACAGTGCGCGGCTCACCGTCCTCGTGGTCAACGGCCCGCCGCCCGAGCCGCCCGCCGCGCCGCTTGAGCAGGGCGGCACCGGGCACGGCCTCGTCGGCATGCGCGAGCGGGTGCGGATCATAGGCGGCACACTCGACGCGGGGCCGCTACCGGACGGCGGCTTCCGGGTCGCCGCCCAACTACCTCTGAACGGAAAGGACTTCACGTGA
- a CDS encoding MFS transporter, with protein sequence MQQTRTGSTDTGLHTRWNGRLIGLVVVLALVNFVVDSAITAPLLVLPEMLDHFGTDQAAWLNATAMLAGVMWAPLLGKSADIYGKRRVLVLALLLSCAGALLCAVAPSIWIFVPGRMLQGASLAAVFLSVAIVRGVCAPRIAMIVVGIVTSSSAVLNIASRFLIEKLATEFGFQILFLLSAFVGAVMAICVHKVIPESLVRTPGRIDVGGALLLGGGLAGVLSYVSLGSDLGWLAAGPLALLVGGIAALARWFLVSSRKPDPLIDVRDLDGPLVLMLLVVFLGAGSYQSMLQLIPLIGDVSADQQLGYGLADQGSVAQLLAAPGLGVMLGGPVAGWLAARVGPASTLAGTVMLGTVVTIGMFLGASQLAAALGCAFLLGVTVGALGTSGFNMAGSLASAERQGIVSSLVMVMVSIGSVVLNFVGAAVLKSTAVVVDGETTNSATGVYSYIAIASGAFAIAAVLVVMLVRSTRLSRNSPSPELERDTAGLRIPNSS encoded by the coding sequence ATGCAGCAGACCAGGACCGGAAGTACGGACACCGGACTGCACACGAGATGGAACGGGCGGCTCATCGGCCTGGTGGTTGTTCTGGCCCTGGTGAACTTCGTGGTCGACTCGGCCATCACCGCGCCGCTGCTCGTCCTCCCGGAGATGCTGGACCATTTCGGTACCGACCAGGCGGCGTGGCTCAACGCCACCGCGATGCTGGCGGGGGTGATGTGGGCGCCCCTGCTCGGAAAGAGCGCCGACATCTACGGCAAGCGCCGGGTGCTCGTACTGGCGTTGCTCCTCAGCTGCGCGGGTGCCCTCCTGTGCGCCGTGGCCCCCAGCATCTGGATATTCGTGCCTGGGCGCATGCTTCAGGGAGCGTCCCTGGCCGCCGTGTTCCTGTCCGTCGCGATCGTTCGCGGTGTCTGCGCACCCCGCATCGCGATGATCGTCGTAGGCATCGTCACCTCGAGCTCCGCGGTGCTCAACATCGCGTCCCGTTTCCTCATCGAGAAGCTGGCCACGGAGTTCGGCTTCCAGATCTTGTTCCTCCTGTCGGCCTTTGTCGGGGCTGTGATGGCGATCTGCGTGCACAAAGTCATTCCCGAATCCCTGGTCAGGACACCGGGCAGGATCGACGTCGGCGGTGCCCTCCTCCTCGGCGGAGGTCTCGCCGGGGTGCTCAGCTACGTCAGTCTGGGCTCGGACCTCGGCTGGCTCGCCGCCGGCCCGCTGGCTCTCCTCGTCGGTGGCATCGCGGCGCTGGCCAGGTGGTTTCTGGTCTCCAGTCGAAAGCCCGACCCCCTGATCGACGTCAGGGACCTCGATGGGCCACTGGTACTCATGCTCCTCGTCGTCTTCCTCGGAGCCGGTTCGTACCAGAGCATGCTGCAGCTCATCCCTCTCATCGGTGACGTCTCGGCGGATCAGCAACTCGGGTACGGACTGGCCGACCAGGGGTCAGTCGCGCAGTTGCTCGCGGCGCCGGGACTCGGAGTCATGCTCGGGGGCCCGGTGGCCGGCTGGCTTGCAGCACGCGTCGGACCGGCCTCGACGCTGGCCGGGACGGTCATGCTCGGAACGGTGGTGACCATCGGGATGTTCCTCGGGGCTTCCCAACTTGCCGCCGCGCTCGGCTGCGCATTCCTGCTGGGAGTCACGGTAGGAGCGCTCGGGACATCCGGCTTCAACATGGCGGGCAGCCTGGCGTCCGCCGAACGGCAGGGCATCGTGTCCAGCCTCGTCATGGTCATGGTCTCGATCGGCTCGGTGGTCCTGAATTTCGTGGGCGCGGCCGTGCTCAAGTCGACCGCCGTGGTCGTCGACGGCGAGACGACGAACTCGGCCACGGGCGTGTACAGCTACATCGCGATCGCCTCGGGCGCCTTCGCAATCGCCGCGGTACTGGTCGTCATGCTCGTACGAAGCACACGCCTCAGCCGCAACTCGCCGTCGCCCGAGCTGGAGCGGGACACGGCCGGCCTTCGAATTCCGAATTCCTCATAA
- a CDS encoding fatty acid desaturase family protein, with the protein MSLAGETALPHPEKAAARQSPPDMGSEFAPLLRAVKEQELLEGRTGWYARTMATNALGLAAVVTGMALIGGSWCVLALAPVLAVLCARTAFIGHDAGHAQISGNRATNRRIGLVHGNLLLGMSYAWWNDKHNRHHANPNHIDKDPDVAADVLVFTSKQAATRTGFRGRLTRHQAWLFFPLTLLEGLALKLYGFQDLRRQTGRERLVEGALLVAHIAGYVTLLLTTMPLAHALVFAALHQALFGLHLGMAFAPNHKGMDMPDPDGEKWGHLRRQVLTSRNVRGGVLTDWFLGGLNYQIEHHLFPSMPRPHLRLAQSMVKAHCRDLGIPYAETGLIDSYRQALRHMHEVGEPLRADSRHSQVRRSR; encoded by the coding sequence ATGTCCTTGGCCGGCGAAACCGCTCTGCCGCACCCCGAGAAGGCGGCCGCGAGGCAGTCCCCACCGGACATGGGCAGCGAGTTCGCACCCCTGCTGCGCGCCGTCAAGGAACAGGAGCTGCTGGAAGGGCGCACCGGCTGGTACGCCCGCACCATGGCGACCAACGCGCTCGGCCTGGCCGCCGTCGTCACCGGCATGGCACTCATCGGCGGTTCGTGGTGCGTACTTGCTCTCGCCCCCGTGCTCGCCGTCCTGTGTGCCCGCACGGCGTTCATCGGCCACGACGCGGGCCATGCCCAGATCAGCGGCAACCGCGCCACGAACCGCCGCATCGGACTCGTACACGGCAACCTGCTGCTCGGCATGAGCTACGCGTGGTGGAACGACAAGCACAACCGCCATCACGCCAACCCCAATCACATCGACAAGGACCCTGACGTCGCCGCCGACGTCCTCGTCTTCACCAGCAAGCAGGCCGCCACCCGCACGGGCTTCCGCGGCCGGCTCACCCGCCACCAGGCATGGCTCTTCTTCCCCCTCACCCTCCTCGAAGGTCTCGCCCTGAAGCTCTACGGCTTCCAGGACCTGCGCCGACAGACCGGCCGCGAACGCCTGGTGGAGGGCGCGCTGCTTGTCGCCCACATCGCCGGGTACGTCACCCTGCTCCTGACGACCATGCCGCTCGCGCACGCACTCGTCTTCGCCGCGCTCCATCAAGCCCTGTTCGGGCTGCACCTGGGCATGGCCTTCGCGCCCAACCACAAGGGGATGGACATGCCCGACCCCGACGGCGAAAAGTGGGGTCACCTGCGACGCCAGGTCCTCACGTCCCGCAATGTCAGGGGCGGCGTCCTCACCGACTGGTTCCTCGGCGGTCTCAACTACCAGATCGAGCACCACCTGTTTCCCAGCATGCCCCGGCCGCACCTGAGGCTCGCCCAGTCCATGGTGAAGGCCCACTGCCGCGACCTCGGTATCCCCTACGCGGAGACCGGCCTCATCGATTCCTACCGCCAGGCCCTGCGGCACATGCACGAAGTGGGAGAACCGCTGCGCGCCGACAGCAGGCACTCACAGGTTCGGCGTTCTCGGTGA